Proteins encoded in a region of the Pocillopora verrucosa isolate sample1 chromosome 11, ASM3666991v2, whole genome shotgun sequence genome:
- the LOC131777892 gene encoding uncharacterized protein produces MFLQVEYLFAVVLFSAAKTAEGAENGVFFQIKENTFFSYREESLFCSGETDSLLSCSVLCARQASCRSANFLENPGLCYLLGGEMQTSSATERLFQRDGSFYLTKVHHPERAESPREQNTSPPPGSNQHSAVTSCQTLLKQSPATSTGVYWIDPDGGSQANAFEAYCDMDTNGGGWTLVWSYSFTNYSHFNDDSNAITPTPNWPVKNEGNVPISTISPLNETDYNAMNFSLWKKLGRQILIKSNINNWLVCQPVTGSLVDWQKGDINCTITKYVAVPGESASAPSKFSPYISYGPMFHSSGRWNSSFYYFNSYTGKYWPTHDPRGKNRPNQKKNVLDPHGNIYIRAE; encoded by the exons ATGTTTCTGCAAGTCGAGTACCTATTTGCAGTCGTCTTGTTCTCAGCGGCAAAGACAGCTGAAGGAGCCGAAAAtggcgttttctttcaaatcaaagaaaatacttttttcagCTACAGAGAAGAAAGCCTCTTTTGCTCTGGAGAAACTgattctttgctttcctgttcggTTTTGTGTGCGAGACAAGCTTCGTGCAGGAgtgcaaactttctggaaaaccCAGGACTTTGTTACCTTCTTGGCggcgaaatgcaaacaagttcaGCAACTGAGCGGCTTTTTCAGCGAGATGGCTCTTTCTATCTAACAAAG GTCCACCATCCAGAAAGAGCTGAATCACCCCGAG AGCAAAACACTTCTCCACCCCCTGGTTCTAACCAGCACTCAGCAGTAACGTCGTGCCAGACTCTCCTCAAACAGTCTCCCGCAACGTCCACTGGTGTTTATTGGATCGATCCTGATGGTGGATCCCAGGCCAACGCTTTCGAGGCTTACTGTGACATGGATACGAATGGAGGGGGCTGGACATtagtatggagctattcctttactaactACAGTCATTTTAACGATGATTCAAATGCGATCACTCCTACGCCAAATTGGCCGGTCAAAAATGAAGGGAATGTTCCAATCTCCACAatttctccattaaatgaaacagactacaatgCCATGAACTTCTCACTCTGGAAAAAACTCGGTAGACAGAtcctcatcaagagcaacataaacaactggctggtgtgtCAACCGGTAACTGGCAGCCTGGTTGATTGGCAGAAAGGTGACATCAACTGTACAATCACAAAATACGTGGCTGTCCCTGGAGAATCAGCTTCGGCGCCTTCCAAGTTTTCACCATATATCAGCTATGGACCAATGTTCCATTCGAGTGGGCGCTGGAACAGctccttttattattttaatagtTACACGGGCAAATattggcctacccatgatcctagAGGAAAAAATAGgccaaaccaaaagaaaaatgttcttgatccACACGGTAACATTTATATTCGAGCCGAGTAG
- the LOC131786743 gene encoding uncharacterized protein encodes MQTSSTTGRLFQRDGSFYLTQVDLTGSPQDQNTSSTPGSNQHSAVTSCQTLLKQSPATSTGVYWIDPDGGSRANAFKAYCDMDTDGGGWTLVWSYSFTNYSHFKDDSNAVTPIPNWLVTKRVNVPVSTTPPLNETNYNAINFSIWKQLGRQVLIKSNINNWLVCQPVTGSLVDWQNGDVNCKITKYVADPSESASAPSKFLPSTNYGPMFYSSGRWNSTFYYFNSYTAKNWPTHDPLGRGKPNQKKNVLDPHGNIFIRAK; translated from the exons GTCGACCTGACTGGCTCACCCCAAG ACCAAAACACTTCTTCAACCCCTGGTTCTAACCAGCACTCAGCAGTAACCTCGTGCCAGACTCTCCTCAAACAATCTCCCGCTACGTCCACGGGTGTTTATTGGATCGATCCTGATGGTGGATCCCGGGCCAACGCTTTCAAAGCTTACTGTGACATGGATACTGATGGAGGGGGCTGGACCCTTGTATGGAGCTATTCCTTCACTAACTACAGTCATTTTAAAGATGATTCAAATGCGGTCACTCCAATACCAAATTGGCTGGTTACGAAAAGGGTGAATGTTCCTGTCTCCACAACTCCTCCATTGAATGAAACAAACTATAATGCCATAAACTTCTCAATTTGGAAACAACTTGGCAGACAGGtcctcatcaagagcaacataaacaactggctggtgtgtCAGCCGGTAACTggcagcttggttgattggcagaATGGTGACGTCAACTGTAAAATCACCAAATACGTGGCTGACCCTAGTGAATCAGCTTCGGCGCCTTCCAAGTTTTTACCAAGCACCAACTATGGACCAATGTTCTATTCGAGTGGGCGCTGGAACAGCACCTTTTACTATTTTAATAGTTACACGGCCAAAAattggcctacccatgatcctctgGGAAGAGGAAAgcccaaccaaaagaaaaatgttcttgatccACACGGTAACATTTTTATTCGAGCCAAGTAG
- the LOC136284095 gene encoding collagen alpha-2(I) chain-like: MFPQVEYLFAVVLFSAAKTTEGAENGVFFQIKENTFFSYRDKSLFWSGKTDSLLSCSVLCTRQASCRSANFLENPGLCYLLRGEMQTSSATGRLLQRDGSFYLTKVDLPERNDSPREQNTSLPAGSNQHSAVTSCQTLLKQSPATSTGVYWIDPDGGSQANAFKAYCDMDTNGGGWTLVWSYSFTNYSHFNDDSNAITPRPNWPVKNEGNVPISTISPLNETDYNAMNFSLWKKLGRQILIKSNINNWLVCQQVTGSLVYWQKGDINCTITKYVADPGESASAPSKFSPYISYGPMFHSSGRWNSSFYYFNSYTGKNWPTHDPSGKNRPNQKKNVLDPHGNIYIRAE, encoded by the exons ATGTTTCCGCAAGTCGAGTACCTATTTGCAGTCGTCTTGTTCTCGGCGGCAAAGACAACTGAAGGAGCCGAAAAtggcgttttctttcaaatcaaagaaaacacttttttcagcTACAGAGACAAAAGCCTCTTTTGGTCTGGAAAAACTgattctttgctttcctgttcggTTTTGTGTACGAGACAAGCTTCGTGCAGAAgtgcaaactttctggaaaaccCAGGACTCTGTTACCTTCTTCGCggcgaaatgcaaacaagttcaGCAACTGGGCGGCTTTTACAGCGAGATGGCTCTTTCTATCTAACAAAG GTCGACCTTCCAGAAAGAAACGATTCGCCCCGAG AGCAAAACACTTCTCTACCCGCTGGTTCTAACCAGCACTCAGCAGTAACCTCGTGCCAGACTCTCCTCAAACAGTCTCCCGCAACGTCCACGGGTGTTTATTGGATCGATCCTGATGGTGGATCCCAGGCcaacgctttcaaggcttactgtgacATGGATACGAATGGAGGGGGCTGGACATtagtatggagctattcctttactaactACAGTCATTTTAACGATGATTCAAATGCGATCACTCCTAGGCCAAATTGGCCGGTCAAAAATGAAGGGAATGTTCCAATCTCCACAatttctccattaaatgaaacagactacaatgCCATGAACTTCTCACTCTGGAAAAAACTCGGTAGACAGAtcctcatcaagagcaacataaacaactggctggtcTGTCAACAGGTAACTGGCAGCCTGGTTTATTGGCAGAAAGGTGACATCAACTGTACAATCACAAAATACGTGGCTGACCCTGGAGAATCAGCTTCGGCACCTTCCAAGTTTTCACCATATATCAGCTATGGACCAATGTTCCATTCGAGTGGGCGCTGGAACAGctccttttattattttaatagtTACACGGGCAAAAattggcctacccatgatcctagTGGAAAAAATAGgccaaaccaaaagaaaaatgttcttgatccACACGGTAACATTTATATTCGAGCCGAGTAG